From Enterococcus mundtii, the proteins below share one genomic window:
- the codY gene encoding GTP-sensing pleiotropic transcriptional regulator CodY, with product MTDLLTNTRKINKLLQQKNTFDMQADLPYDKMAVTLGAVLDSNTYIIGSEGVLLGYNERHDVNNDRVKTMFVQKQFPDAYTETVDMITKTESNIPITSDMTAFPFESREKYPFGLTTVVPIFGAGERLGTIILARMEQAFNDEDLVLAEYGATVVGMQILYQKSRDIEADVRSTTAVQMAINTLSYSELKAVQAIFDALEGNEGRLTASNIADKIGITRSVIVNALRKLESAGIIESRSLGMKGTYLKVLNARFKDELTKHSY from the coding sequence ATGACGGATTTGTTGACGAACACTCGAAAGATAAACAAATTATTGCAACAAAAAAATACGTTTGATATGCAGGCGGATTTACCTTACGATAAAATGGCGGTCACTTTAGGTGCTGTTTTAGACAGCAATACGTATATCATTGGCAGTGAAGGGGTTTTACTTGGTTATAATGAACGGCACGATGTGAACAATGATCGTGTGAAAACAATGTTTGTGCAAAAACAATTTCCTGATGCCTACACAGAAACAGTCGATATGATCACGAAAACAGAATCCAATATCCCAATCACAAGCGATATGACGGCATTTCCATTTGAAAGTCGCGAAAAATATCCTTTTGGATTGACGACAGTAGTGCCGATCTTTGGCGCAGGTGAACGCTTAGGAACGATCATTTTAGCAAGAATGGAACAAGCCTTTAACGATGAAGACCTTGTTTTAGCAGAATACGGCGCGACAGTAGTAGGGATGCAGATCCTTTATCAAAAATCACGAGATATCGAAGCGGACGTTCGTAGTACGACCGCTGTCCAAATGGCGATCAATACGTTGTCATACAGTGAATTAAAAGCAGTTCAAGCCATTTTTGATGCTTTAGAAGGTAATGAAGGCCGATTGACTGCCTCAAATATTGCGGACAAGATCGGTATTACTCGTTCGGTCATCGTAAATGCCTTACGTAAACTAGAATCAGCTGGAATCATTGAATCCCGCTCTCTAGGAATGAAAGGCACGTATTTAAAAGTATTGAATGCTCGTTTTAAAGATGAGCTGACGAAGCATAGTTATTAA
- the hslU gene encoding ATP-dependent protease ATPase subunit HslU, whose product MYELKQTPKQIVSELDQYIIGQQAAKKSVAVALRNRYRRLQLDEKMQQDITPKNMLMIGPTGVGKTEIARRLAKIVNAPFVKVEATKFTEVGYVGRDVESMVRDLVENAIQIVEKDQYLRVRPQAKKNAEKQLVKILVPGIKKEQKQSNNQFEQMMNMFNASQQPAETQEEVTEEIRVNRRTVLEQLQKGLLDNREVTIEVQDQKKPAPMMNNGLEQMGIDLNETLGALTPKKKIERTVTVKEALELLIKEESAKLVNDADIHSEAIKLAESSGIIFIDEIDKITSKSQQSGEVSREGVQRDILPIVEGSQVNTKYGTLQTDHILFIASGAFHLSKPSDLIPELQGRFPIRVELDDLTAEDFVKILTEPNNALVKQYIALIGTENVTVTFTKEAIERIAQIAYDVNRDTDNIGARRLHTILEKLLEDLLFEAPEMQMGEITITEAYVNDKLGSIAANEDLSRYIL is encoded by the coding sequence ATGTATGAATTAAAACAAACACCAAAACAAATCGTCAGTGAATTAGATCAATATATCATTGGCCAACAAGCAGCAAAAAAATCAGTGGCAGTTGCCCTTAGAAATCGTTATCGACGTCTTCAATTAGATGAAAAGATGCAACAAGATATCACACCTAAAAATATGTTGATGATCGGGCCAACTGGGGTCGGTAAAACAGAGATCGCTCGTCGTCTGGCAAAAATCGTCAACGCACCTTTTGTTAAGGTTGAAGCAACGAAGTTTACTGAAGTTGGTTACGTGGGACGTGACGTAGAATCGATGGTTCGTGATCTTGTCGAAAATGCGATCCAGATCGTTGAAAAAGATCAGTATCTTCGTGTTCGCCCACAAGCCAAGAAAAATGCGGAAAAACAATTAGTGAAGATCCTTGTACCAGGTATCAAAAAAGAACAAAAACAATCAAACAACCAGTTTGAGCAAATGATGAATATGTTCAATGCTTCGCAACAACCGGCAGAAACACAAGAAGAAGTCACAGAAGAGATTCGAGTGAATCGTCGCACGGTGTTAGAGCAATTGCAAAAAGGCTTGCTTGACAACCGAGAAGTGACGATCGAAGTCCAAGATCAAAAAAAACCAGCACCGATGATGAACAATGGACTGGAACAAATGGGGATCGATTTGAACGAAACACTTGGTGCGTTGACGCCGAAGAAAAAAATCGAACGAACAGTGACCGTCAAAGAAGCCTTAGAATTATTGATCAAAGAAGAATCAGCAAAATTAGTCAATGATGCGGATATCCATAGTGAAGCGATCAAATTGGCTGAATCAAGCGGGATCATTTTTATTGATGAAATCGATAAAATCACTTCTAAATCGCAACAATCTGGGGAAGTATCAAGAGAAGGTGTCCAAAGAGATATCTTGCCGATCGTTGAAGGTTCACAAGTCAATACGAAATACGGTACCTTACAAACAGACCACATTTTATTTATCGCTTCAGGAGCGTTCCACTTATCAAAACCAAGCGATTTGATTCCTGAATTACAAGGTCGTTTCCCAATCCGTGTTGAGTTAGATGACTTAACTGCTGAGGACTTTGTCAAGATCTTGACTGAACCAAACAATGCGTTAGTCAAACAATATATTGCCTTGATTGGTACTGAAAATGTGACTGTCACGTTTACTAAAGAAGCAATCGAACGGATTGCCCAAATCGCTTATGATGTGAATCGTGATACCGATAATATCGGTGCACGACGTTTACACACGATATTAGAGAAATTGTTGGAAGACTTGTTATTCGAAGCGCCAGAAATGCAAATGGGAGAAATTACCATTACAGAAGCCTATGTCAATGATAAATTAGGATCAATTGCGGCAAATGAAGATCTAAGTCGCTATATATTATAA
- a CDS encoding aldose 1-epimerase family protein, protein MTVIIQNDQLIAEISEHGAELISLKSKEHDLEYIWQGDPKYWGRHAPVLFPIVGRLKNDQYVYQGKTYSMGQHGFARDMDFEVVEHEQERAKFVLKSTPETKENYPFDFELVLVYELGGDGITVHYQVENIGEEEMYFSIGGHPAFNVPLEEGLTFEDFYLAFSPRKSRLRLPLAGPFIDMEQKTIGQTNTNLALFRELFDQDALVFETRGLNAYSIRSEKSSHSVTLSYKDMPYVGIWSPYPKEAPFVCIEPWFGIADTVDSNGQLNEKAGINQLGAHELFKTKYSITVK, encoded by the coding sequence ATGACTGTTATTATTCAAAATGATCAGCTGATTGCTGAAATTTCCGAACATGGAGCAGAATTGATCAGTTTGAAATCAAAAGAACATGATCTAGAATATATTTGGCAAGGCGATCCTAAGTATTGGGGAAGACATGCCCCCGTTCTTTTCCCTATTGTTGGACGTTTGAAAAACGATCAATATGTGTACCAAGGAAAAACGTATTCAATGGGTCAACATGGTTTTGCTCGTGATATGGATTTTGAAGTGGTGGAGCACGAACAAGAACGTGCGAAGTTTGTCCTAAAAAGTACCCCTGAAACAAAAGAGAATTATCCGTTTGATTTTGAATTGGTACTTGTTTATGAATTAGGGGGAGACGGGATCACTGTTCATTATCAAGTTGAAAATATTGGGGAAGAAGAGATGTATTTCTCGATTGGCGGTCATCCAGCATTCAATGTGCCATTAGAAGAAGGTTTAACTTTTGAAGACTTTTATTTGGCTTTCTCTCCTAGAAAATCACGTTTGCGTTTACCATTAGCTGGACCGTTCATCGACATGGAACAAAAAACGATTGGACAAACGAATACCAACCTTGCGTTATTTCGGGAGCTGTTTGACCAAGATGCGTTAGTATTTGAAACAAGAGGTTTGAATGCTTACAGTATCCGTAGTGAAAAGTCTAGTCACAGTGTCACCCTCAGTTACAAAGATATGCCTTACGTTGGGATATGGTCGCCATATCCTAAAGAAGCACCATTTGTTTGTATTGAGCCGTGGTTTGGAATCGCAGATACTGTTGATAGTAATGGGCAGTTGAACGAAAAGGCAGGAATCAATCAATTAGGCGCTCACGAATTATTCAAGACGAAATATTCGATCACTGTCAAGTAA
- the plsY gene encoding glycerol-3-phosphate 1-O-acyltransferase PlsY has translation MKIILLFIVAYLLGSIPSGVWVGKIFFKKDIREHGSGNMGTTNTFRVLGKTAGTVVLFMDILKGTLATALPVIFHVSSVNPLWFGVCAILGHTFPIFAKFKGGKAVATSAGMLLGFNPLFFLYSSAIFVISLYCTSMVSLTSMISAVLITLSTIFLPYIAPAILPEPNLLLTLIACGVSAFIFYRHKDNIKRIKNKTESRIPFGLNSSKKK, from the coding sequence ATGAAAATAATCTTATTGTTTATTGTAGCATATCTTTTGGGTTCCATTCCATCTGGAGTATGGGTTGGTAAAATCTTTTTTAAAAAAGACATCCGCGAACACGGTAGTGGAAATATGGGAACGACCAATACATTTCGTGTTTTAGGTAAAACCGCTGGAACAGTGGTATTATTCATGGACATCTTAAAGGGAACATTAGCTACTGCCTTACCCGTCATTTTCCATGTCTCTTCTGTCAATCCGCTATGGTTTGGTGTCTGTGCGATCTTAGGACATACATTTCCGATCTTTGCTAAGTTCAAAGGTGGCAAAGCAGTGGCGACAAGTGCCGGTATGTTATTAGGCTTCAATCCACTGTTCTTTCTTTATTCATCAGCAATTTTCGTGATCAGTTTATACTGCACGAGCATGGTAAGCTTAACGAGCATGATCAGTGCGGTCTTGATCACTTTATCCACCATCTTCTTACCATACATTGCACCAGCGATCTTACCAGAACCAAATTTACTTTTGACGTTGATTGCTTGTGGTGTCTCCGCTTTTATTTTTTACCGTCATAAAGACAATATTAAGCGCATCAAAAATAAAACAGAAAGCCGAATCCCATTCGGTTTGAATAGTAGCAAAAAGAAATAA
- the topA gene encoding type I DNA topoisomerase codes for MAYKYLVIVESPAKAKTIEKYLGRNYKVMASVGHIRDLPKSKMGIDFENNYEPHYISIRGKGDVIKSLKAAAKKAQKVYLASDPDREGEAIAWHLAYLLGLDLNDKNRVVFNEITKDAVKAAFKEPRTIDVDLVDAQQARRTLDRIVGYSISPILWRKVKKGLSAGRVQSIALKIIIEREKEIRDFTPEEYWSIDGNFKKERKKFKANFWGVDGKKKKLSDAETVKEVTDRITGKEFAVTKVEKKERKRNPANPFTTSSLQQEAARKLNFRTRKTMMVAQQLYEGISLGKQGTIGLITYMRTDSTRIADTAKAEVATFIEETYGKEFSSHSERKATNSKGAQDAHEAVRPTSALRTPDELKQYLDKDQLKLYTLIWSRFVASQMTPAVLDTMKVTLEQNDVRFIANGSKIKFKGFMQVYVEGRDDGKEDKENILPELAEGDTVQSVDIEPKQHFTQPPARYSEATLIRALEENGVGRPSTYAPTLDTIQRRYYVKLTQKRFEPTELGEIVNSLICEFFPQIVDIHFTAEMEDDLDKVEEGKEEWIEVVDRFYKPFEKELSNAEEKIEKIQIKDEPAGFDCDLCGHPMVIKLGKYGKFYACSNFPDCRNTKPIVKEIGVTCPVCHEGQVIERKSKKNRLFYGCSRFPECEFTSWEKPIGRNCPKCDHYLVEKKVKGGKQVVCTNGDYEEDVQK; via the coding sequence ATGGCATATAAATATTTAGTGATCGTAGAATCACCTGCAAAAGCCAAGACGATTGAAAAATATCTTGGCCGTAATTATAAAGTAATGGCTAGTGTAGGACATATTCGTGACTTACCTAAAAGTAAGATGGGGATCGATTTTGAAAATAATTATGAACCGCATTATATCTCGATTCGAGGAAAAGGCGACGTCATCAAAAGTCTAAAAGCAGCGGCAAAAAAAGCGCAAAAAGTTTACCTCGCAAGTGACCCGGATAGAGAAGGGGAAGCAATTGCTTGGCATTTGGCTTATTTATTAGGTTTGGATCTCAACGATAAGAATCGTGTTGTCTTCAATGAAATCACCAAGGATGCAGTCAAAGCGGCATTTAAAGAGCCACGTACGATCGATGTGGATCTTGTCGATGCGCAACAAGCACGTCGAACGCTTGACCGTATCGTTGGTTATTCGATTAGTCCGATCTTATGGCGTAAAGTAAAAAAAGGCTTGAGTGCTGGTCGAGTCCAGTCGATCGCATTGAAGATCATCATTGAACGCGAAAAAGAGATCCGTGATTTTACGCCGGAAGAGTATTGGAGTATTGACGGAAACTTTAAGAAAGAACGTAAGAAGTTCAAAGCAAACTTTTGGGGAGTCGATGGCAAAAAGAAAAAATTGTCCGATGCCGAAACTGTCAAAGAAGTGACTGACCGGATCACTGGTAAAGAGTTTGCAGTAACAAAAGTCGAAAAGAAGGAACGCAAGCGAAATCCTGCGAACCCATTCACGACAAGTAGTTTGCAACAAGAAGCCGCTCGTAAATTGAATTTCAGAACACGTAAAACCATGATGGTGGCGCAACAGTTGTATGAAGGAATCTCACTTGGCAAACAAGGCACGATCGGGTTGATCACGTATATGCGTACCGATTCTACACGGATCGCCGATACTGCTAAAGCCGAAGTCGCAACGTTCATCGAAGAAACATACGGAAAAGAATTCTCCAGTCATTCGGAACGTAAAGCAACGAACTCTAAAGGGGCACAAGATGCCCATGAAGCAGTGCGTCCAACCAGTGCATTACGTACACCAGATGAGTTGAAACAATACTTGGATAAAGACCAATTGAAATTATATACATTGATTTGGTCACGATTTGTTGCAAGTCAAATGACACCAGCTGTATTGGATACGATGAAAGTCACGTTGGAACAAAATGATGTAAGGTTCATTGCGAATGGCTCAAAAATCAAATTCAAAGGGTTCATGCAAGTGTATGTTGAAGGCCGCGATGATGGGAAAGAAGACAAAGAAAACATTTTGCCAGAGTTAGCAGAAGGCGATACGGTACAATCTGTCGATATCGAACCGAAACAACATTTCACACAACCGCCTGCACGTTATAGTGAAGCGACATTGATCCGTGCATTGGAAGAAAACGGAGTAGGTCGTCCCTCGACTTATGCGCCAACGTTAGATACGATCCAACGACGATATTATGTGAAGTTGACACAAAAACGTTTTGAACCAACCGAATTAGGTGAGATCGTCAATTCGTTGATCTGTGAGTTCTTCCCACAAATCGTAGATATCCATTTTACAGCTGAAATGGAAGATGACTTGGATAAAGTCGAAGAAGGAAAAGAAGAATGGATCGAAGTCGTCGATCGTTTTTATAAACCATTTGAAAAAGAATTATCGAATGCCGAAGAAAAAATCGAGAAAATCCAGATCAAAGATGAACCAGCTGGTTTTGATTGTGATTTGTGTGGGCATCCGATGGTGATAAAATTAGGGAAGTATGGTAAATTCTATGCATGTAGTAATTTTCCAGATTGCCGAAACACCAAACCAATCGTCAAGGAAATCGGCGTCACTTGTCCCGTGTGTCATGAAGGACAAGTCATCGAACGTAAATCTAAGAAAAATCGTCTATTCTATGGCTGCTCTCGTTTCCCAGAATGTGAATTCACCTCTTGGGAAAAACCAATCGGCAGAAATTGTCCGAAATGTGACCATTATTTGGTCGAGAAAAAAGTCAAAGGCGGCAAACAAGTGGTTTGTACGAATGGCGATTACGAAGAAGATGTTCAAAAATAA
- the xerC gene encoding tyrosine recombinase XerC, with translation MKPTLQEDFLRYLIIERGYSEKTKSAYEEDINDFQRFLAESGESDLLKVSYLDVRVYLSYLSDKSYSRNSVSRKIASLRSFYQYLLREEKIAENPFSYVHLKKKNVKLPRFFYENEMQSLFESVTGDSPLALRDRALLEVLYGSGIRLSECSQLTMSAIDFGSEVMLIHGKGNKERYAPLGSFAQDALQEYFAKGRSVLMTKYHKSHDYVFVNHHGEPITPTGIEYVLNQIIKKSSLDSDIHPHMLRHTFATHLLNNGADMRTVQELLGHANLSTTQIYAHVTKESLQKNYRSFHPRA, from the coding sequence ATGAAGCCAACTTTACAAGAAGATTTTTTGCGTTATTTAATCATAGAGCGTGGGTATTCAGAAAAAACCAAATCTGCCTATGAAGAAGATATCAATGATTTTCAACGATTCTTGGCGGAATCGGGGGAATCTGATCTACTGAAAGTCAGCTATTTGGATGTACGAGTTTATCTAAGTTATCTATCTGATAAGTCGTACAGTCGAAATTCGGTGAGTCGGAAAATTGCGAGTTTACGCTCATTTTATCAATACCTTCTTCGTGAAGAAAAAATTGCTGAAAATCCATTTTCGTATGTTCATTTGAAGAAAAAAAATGTTAAACTTCCTCGTTTTTTTTATGAGAATGAGATGCAAAGCTTATTTGAAAGTGTGACAGGGGATAGTCCTTTAGCATTAAGAGATCGAGCATTATTAGAAGTACTATATGGATCAGGTATCCGTTTGAGTGAATGTAGCCAATTGACGATGTCTGCCATCGATTTTGGCTCAGAGGTGATGTTGATCCATGGAAAAGGAAATAAAGAACGCTATGCGCCGTTGGGTTCATTTGCGCAAGATGCTTTGCAAGAGTATTTTGCCAAAGGGCGCAGCGTCTTAATGACGAAATACCATAAGTCACATGACTATGTCTTCGTGAATCATCATGGAGAACCAATCACACCTACTGGGATCGAGTATGTATTAAATCAAATCATTAAAAAGAGTAGTTTGGATAGTGATATCCATCCTCACATGTTACGTCATACTTTTGCGACGCACTTATTGAATAATGGTGCCGATATGCGTACAGTGCAAGAACTTTTAGGTCATGCAAATTTATCAACGACTCAAATCTATGCGCATGTCACAAAAGAAAGCTTACAAAAAAATTATCGCTCTTTCCATCCACGAGCGTGA
- a CDS encoding CoA-binding protein, translated as MSFKNPEQANIFRYLQEAKTIAVVGLSNKPERTSYQIAQLLQEHGYRIIPVNPVLAGEEVLGETVVAQLTDINEPIDIVDIFRRSEFLPEVAVDFLKTDAKVFWAQLGIENEEAAEMLQAAGRNDIVMDRCIKIELAKMEQ; from the coding sequence ATGTCATTTAAAAATCCAGAACAAGCGAATATCTTTCGCTATCTTCAAGAAGCAAAAACGATCGCGGTCGTTGGTTTAAGTAATAAACCCGAACGGACAAGTTATCAGATCGCACAATTACTACAAGAACATGGCTATCGTATCATTCCAGTCAATCCGGTATTAGCAGGGGAAGAAGTATTGGGCGAAACCGTTGTCGCACAGTTGACAGATATCAATGAACCTATCGATATCGTGGATATTTTCCGCCGTAGTGAGTTTTTACCAGAAGTAGCGGTAGATTTTCTGAAAACAGATGCGAAAGTCTTCTGGGCACAGTTAGGCATTGAAAATGAAGAGGCTGCTGAAATGCTCCAAGCAGCTGGAAGAAATGATATCGTCATGGATCGCTGCATCAAGATCGAATTAGCAAAAATGGAACAATAA
- the hslV gene encoding HslVU peptidase proteolytic subunit has protein sequence MVESQFHSTTICAVEKNGKFAMAGDGQVTMGESVVMKGSARKVRRIYNDEVVVGFAGSVADAFTLEEKFEGKLNEYNGNLQRAAVELAQEWRTQQSMQKLEAMLIVMNDKEMLLVSGTGEVITPDDGILAIGSGGNFALAAARAMKNYAQNEMSAKEIAENALNIAADICVFTNHNIIVEEL, from the coding sequence ATGGTAGAATCACAGTTTCATTCAACAACCATTTGTGCAGTTGAAAAAAACGGGAAATTCGCGATGGCAGGTGATGGCCAAGTAACGATGGGCGAATCTGTCGTGATGAAGGGCAGTGCGAGAAAAGTACGTCGCATCTACAACGATGAAGTAGTCGTTGGCTTTGCAGGAAGCGTTGCTGACGCGTTTACTTTAGAAGAAAAATTTGAAGGTAAGCTAAATGAATACAACGGAAATCTCCAACGAGCAGCTGTTGAATTAGCCCAAGAATGGCGTACACAACAGTCGATGCAAAAGCTAGAAGCGATGTTGATCGTGATGAATGACAAAGAAATGTTACTCGTTTCTGGTACAGGTGAAGTGATTACACCGGATGATGGGATCTTAGCCATTGGTTCTGGTGGAAACTTTGCGTTAGCTGCCGCACGAGCAATGAAAAACTATGCACAAAATGAGATGAGTGCAAAAGAGATTGCTGAAAATGCGTTGAATATTGCAGCAGACATCTGCGTCTTTACAAATCACAACATTATTGTAGAAGAATTATAG
- the dprA gene encoding DNA-processing protein DprA — translation MVIYNEFITKLALVKGLSGEQKWRVIRHLLSEKKEWLSVDDMLTVSHFNRSRASFYDYWSQINYTWRNRIGENPYITFLDPIYPSQLLHLANPPILLFYRGDLSLMKRKMIAVVGGRQTSGYARKIVERVITPVIDQDYIVVSGCAKGVDTYAHQVAIRCSGRTIAVIGTGINHSYPKENQQLQRGIARDHLLLSEFLPDVGPQKFHFPMRNRLIAALSSGICVIEAKAKSGSLITAEQGLEIGRPIFSVPGNILTGQSTGCHQLIQDGAICTFSGQDILNELES, via the coding sequence ATGGTTATATACAATGAATTTATTACAAAGTTGGCATTGGTCAAAGGACTGAGCGGAGAGCAAAAATGGCGTGTGATCCGTCATCTATTGAGTGAAAAGAAAGAATGGTTGTCGGTTGATGATATGTTGACAGTTTCGCACTTCAATCGCTCTAGAGCAAGTTTTTATGACTATTGGAGCCAGATCAACTATACTTGGCGGAATAGAATAGGAGAGAATCCATACATAACTTTTCTTGATCCAATCTACCCTTCACAATTGCTTCATTTGGCAAATCCCCCGATCTTATTATTTTATCGAGGTGATCTTTCGCTGATGAAACGAAAAATGATCGCTGTCGTTGGTGGTAGACAAACATCTGGTTATGCGAGAAAAATCGTAGAGCGAGTGATCACTCCTGTGATTGACCAAGACTATATAGTTGTTAGTGGCTGTGCGAAAGGCGTAGACACTTATGCGCATCAAGTAGCGATCCGCTGTTCAGGCAGAACGATTGCAGTGATCGGTACGGGGATCAATCATAGTTATCCGAAAGAAAATCAGCAGTTGCAACGAGGGATTGCTAGAGATCATCTTTTATTAAGTGAGTTTTTACCAGATGTTGGTCCACAAAAATTTCATTTTCCTATGAGAAATCGTCTGATTGCCGCTTTATCAAGTGGAATCTGTGTGATTGAAGCAAAAGCAAAAAGCGGCTCATTGATCACAGCAGAGCAAGGCTTAGAGATTGGACGTCCGATTTTTTCTGTCCCTGGGAATATTTTGACAGGTCAATCCACTGGTTGTCACCAATTGATCCAAGATGGAGCGATATGTACCTTTTCAGGACAAGATATCCTTAATGAATTGGAATCATAA
- the trmFO gene encoding FADH(2)-oxidizing methylenetetrahydrofolate--tRNA-(uracil(54)-C(5))-methyltransferase TrmFO, which yields MKIVNVVGAGLAGSEAAWQIAQAGVPVKLYEMRPVKKTEAHHTDNFAELVCSNSLRGNSLANAVGLLKEEMRRLDSVIIHSADETAVPAGGALAVDRDSFSETITRKVKEHPLVTVVNEEITEIPEGITVIATGPLTSHPLAESIKAFNGSDGFYFYDAAAPIVDKSTIDMDKVYLKSRYDKGEAAYLNCPMTEEEFKAFHEALVNAEVAELKSFEKEKYFEGCMPIEVMAQRGFKTMLFGPMKPVGLEDPKTGKRPYAVIQLRQDNAAASLYNIVGFQTHLKWGEQKRVFRMIPGLENAEFVRYGVMHRNSFMNSPELLKPTYQSTKREDLFFAGQMTGVEGYVESAASGLLAGINAARLAKELEPVTLPQETAMGSMAYYITHAEGKHFQPMNANYGLFPELPERIRDKKSRYEAIAQRALAANEKVKQEVLNKEFASR from the coding sequence TTGAAAATCGTCAATGTAGTAGGTGCAGGTCTAGCTGGAAGCGAAGCAGCCTGGCAAATCGCTCAAGCGGGTGTACCTGTAAAGTTATATGAAATGAGACCAGTTAAGAAGACAGAAGCGCATCATACAGATAATTTTGCTGAATTAGTCTGTTCCAATTCTCTTAGAGGGAATAGTCTTGCGAACGCAGTTGGTTTATTGAAAGAAGAAATGCGTCGCTTAGATTCAGTGATCATCCATTCAGCAGATGAAACAGCTGTACCTGCAGGCGGTGCCTTAGCAGTGGACCGCGATTCATTTTCTGAAACCATCACTCGTAAGGTCAAAGAGCATCCTTTAGTCACAGTAGTGAATGAAGAAATCACTGAGATACCAGAAGGAATCACGGTGATAGCGACAGGACCTCTGACTTCTCATCCTTTAGCAGAAAGCATCAAAGCATTCAATGGCTCAGACGGTTTCTATTTCTACGATGCTGCGGCACCGATCGTCGACAAATCCACGATCGATATGGACAAGGTGTATTTAAAATCACGTTATGACAAAGGCGAGGCAGCTTACTTAAACTGTCCGATGACCGAAGAAGAATTTAAAGCTTTCCATGAAGCCTTGGTCAATGCGGAAGTTGCTGAATTGAAATCTTTTGAAAAAGAAAAATATTTTGAAGGTTGTATGCCAATCGAAGTAATGGCGCAACGTGGCTTTAAGACAATGCTATTCGGCCCAATGAAACCAGTCGGCCTAGAAGATCCTAAAACAGGAAAAAGACCTTATGCAGTCATCCAGTTAAGACAAGATAATGCAGCCGCTTCTCTTTATAATATCGTTGGGTTCCAGACGCATTTAAAATGGGGCGAACAAAAGCGCGTGTTCCGCATGATCCCAGGATTAGAAAATGCAGAATTTGTCCGCTATGGTGTAATGCATCGCAACAGTTTCATGAATTCACCAGAACTCTTGAAGCCAACTTATCAATCGACTAAACGCGAAGATCTATTTTTTGCAGGACAAATGACGGGTGTAGAGGGGTATGTTGAAAGTGCGGCAAGTGGTTTGCTTGCAGGGATCAACGCTGCTCGCTTAGCGAAAGAATTGGAACCTGTGACGTTGCCACAAGAAACAGCCATGGGAAGTATGGCCTACTACATCACACATGCGGAAGGCAAACATTTCCAACCAATGAATGCAAACTACGGATTATTCCCAGAATTACCTGAACGAATCCGTGATAAAAAATCTCGGTATGAAGCAATTGCACAACGTGCCTTAGCAGCCAATGAAAAAGTGAAGCAAGAAGTCTTGAATAAAGAATTTGCTTCTCGTTAA